In one Gracilinanus agilis isolate LMUSP501 chromosome 6, AgileGrace, whole genome shotgun sequence genomic region, the following are encoded:
- the CTSW gene encoding cathepsin W, whose translation MGSRRVGHNGMKFYTFHLWKCLFTQIRLHTDCRMLSTKLSCLLGLLAMGGLAWNMHPTLEQSFEDLPPVTQDLMDQFKAFQIQYNKSYPDPAERERRFEIFADNLAWAQWLTEKHGGMAQFGVTQFSDLTEEEFHQLYQPAQSSGKEPSLKTGEPPGLQRPLIRSCDWRKAGVLTPVRKQEKCCSCWAIAAVGNVEALWAIHYQQHFELSVQEVLDCVRCGKGCEGGYIWDAFMTILQQGGLARERDYPYQDQLSPEGCQKNQNRTVWIQDFLILPKEENAMAQYLAQKGPITVTINKALLKAYKKGVIKPQFNCDPNHVDHCVLLVGFSQSPKEGAYWILKNSWGSDWGEEGYFRLQRGMNACGITKYPVTALVGREDGPGPSCPR comes from the exons atgggatcaagaagagttggacacaatggaATGAAATTTTACACATTTCATCTTTGGAAATGTCTCTTCACACAGATAAG ATTGCATACCGACTGCAGGATGCTGTCCACCAAGCTCTCCTGCCTCCTGGGGCTGCTGGCCATGGGGGGCCTTGCCTGGAACATGCACCCCACCCTGGAACAG AGCTTTGAGGACTTGCCGCCTGTCACCCAGGACCTGATGGACCAATTCAAGGCTTTCCAGATCCAGTATAACAAGAGCTACCCGGATCCAGCAG AACGAGAGCGACGCTTTGAGATCTTTGCCGACAACCTGGCCTGGGCCCAATGGCTGACAGAGAAGCATGGGGGCATGGCCCAGTTCGGGGTGACCCAGTTCAGTGATCTTACAG AGGAGGAATTTCACCAGCTCTACCAACCAGCCCAGTCCAGTGGCAAGGAGCCCAGTTTGAAGACAGGAGAGCCCCCAGGACTGCAAAGGCCGCTGATTCGTTCCTGTGACTGGAGGAAGGCAGGAGTCTTGACTCCTGTGAGAAAGCAG GAAAAATGCTGCAGCTGTTGGGCCATTGCTGCCGTGGGCAATGTCGAGGCCTTGTGGGCCATCCATTATCAGCAGCATTTTGAGCTCTCTGTACAAG AGGTGCTGGACTGTGTGCGCTGTGGAAAAGGTTGCGAGGGGGGCTACATTTGGGACGCCTTCATGACTATTCTCCAACAAG GAGGCCTGGCCAGAGAGAGGGATTATCCCTACCAAGACCAGCTCTCCCCCGAAGGCtgccaaaaaaatcaaaaccgaACAGTCTGGATCCAGGACTTCTTAATACTGCCCAAGGAGGAGAATG CCATGGCTCAGTATCTGGCACAGAAGGGACCCATCACTGTGACCATCAACAAGGCACTCTTAAAG GCCTACAAAAAGGGGGTGATCAAGCCACAGTTCAATTGTGACCCCAACCACGTGGACCACTGTGTACTGCTGGTGGGCTTCAGCCAGA GCCCCAAGGAGGGGGCCTACTGGATCCTAAAGAACTCCTGGGGCAGCGACTGGGGAGAAGAG GGCTACTTCCGGCTGCAGCGGGGGATGAACGCCTGCGGCATCACCAAGTACCCAGTCACTGCTCTTGTGGGCAGAGAAGATGGCCCTGGGCCATCCTGTCCCCGCTGA
- the LOC123250917 gene encoding acidic fibroblast growth factor intracellular-binding protein isoform X3 encodes MTNELDIFVGNTTLIDEDVYRLWLDGYSVSDAVGLRVRSGILEQTGATAGVLQSDTMDHYRTFHMLERLLHTPPKLLHQLVFQIPPSRQALLIERYYAFDEAFVREVLGKKLSKGTKKDLDDISAKTGVTLKSCRRQFDNFKRVFKVVEEMRGSLAGNIQQHFLLSDRLARDYAAVVFFANNRFETGKKKLQYLTFGDLAFCAELMIQNWTPGAVGEQPPSDSQLDDMDVDLDKEFLQDLKELKVLVADKDLLDLHKSLVCTALRGKLSVFAEMEANFKNLSRGLVNIASKLTHTKDVRDLFVDLVEKFIEPCRSDRWPLNDVRLFLNQYSASVHSLDGFRHQTLWDRYMVTLRSCLLRMYHD; translated from the exons ATGACCAACGAACTGGACATCTTCGTGGGGAACACGACCCTCATCGACGAGGACGTGTACCGGCTGTGGCTGGACGGATACTCGG TGAGCGATGCGGTGGGGCTGCGGGTACGCTCGGGCATCTTGGAGCAGACGGGGGCCACGGCGGGGGTCCTGCAGAGCGACACCATGGACCATTACCGGACCTTCCACATGCTCGAGCGCCTGCTGCACACGCCGCCCAAGCTGCTGCACCAGCTCGTCTTCCAGATCCCGCCTTCCCGGCAGGCGCTGCTCATCGAGAG GTACTATGCCTTTGATGAGGCCTTTGTCCGGGAGGTGCTGGGAAAGAAGCTGTCCAAGGGCACCAAGAAGGACCTGGATGACATCAGTGCCAAGACGGGAGTGACCCTCAAGAGCTGCAGGAGGCAG TTTGACAACTTCAAGAGGGTCTTCAAGGTGGTGGAGGAGATGCGGGGCTCCCTGGCTGGGAACATTCAGCAGCATTTCCTCCTTTCAGACCGGCTAGCCAG GGACTATGCTGCCGTCGTCTTCTTTGCCAATAACCGCTTTGAGACGGGGAAGAAGAAGCTGCAGTACCTGACTTTTGGGGACTTGGCCTTCTGCGCAGAACTGATGATCCAGAACTGGACGCCAGGCGCTGTAGGTGAGCAGCCcccct CAGACTCCCAGCTGGACGACATGGACGTGGATCTGGATAAGGAGTTTCTccaggacctgaaggagctcaaAGTGCTGGTGGCAGACAAGGACCTGCTCGATCTGCACAAGAG cTTGGTGTGTACGGCACTCCGAGGGAAACTTAGCGTTTTTGCGGAGATGGAAGCCAACTTCAAG AACCTGTCCCGAGGGCTGGTCAACATCGCCTCCAAGCTGACCCACACCAAGGATGTGCGTGACCTGTTTGTGGATCTTGTTGAGAAG TTTATAGAACCGTGCCGCTCCGACCGGTGGCCGCTGAATGATGTCCGACTCTTCCTGAACCAGTATTCTGCTTCAGTTCACTCCCTGGACGGCTTTCG ACACCAGACCCTCTGGGATCGGTACATGGTCACCCTTCGCAGCTGCCTCCTGCGCATGTACCACGACTAA
- the LOC123250917 gene encoding acidic fibroblast growth factor intracellular-binding protein isoform X2 yields the protein MTNELDIFVGNTTLIDEDVYRLWLDGYSVSDAVGLRVRSGILEQTGATAGVLQSDTMDHYRTFHMLERLLHTPPKLLHQLVFQIPPSRQALLIERYYAFDEAFVREVLGKKLSKGTKKDLDDISAKTGVTLKSCRRQFDNFKRVFKVVEEMRGSLAGNIQQHFLLSDRLARDYAAVVFFANNRFETGKKKLQYLTFGDLAFCAELMIQNWTPGAVDSQLDDMDVDLDKEFLQDLKELKVLVADKDLLDLHKSLVCTALRGKLSVFAEMEANFKNLSRGLVNIASKLTHTKDVRDLFVDLVEKFIEPCRSDRWPLNDVRLFLNQYSASVHSLDGFRHQTLWDRYMVTLRSCLLRMYHD from the exons ATGACCAACGAACTGGACATCTTCGTGGGGAACACGACCCTCATCGACGAGGACGTGTACCGGCTGTGGCTGGACGGATACTCGG TGAGCGATGCGGTGGGGCTGCGGGTACGCTCGGGCATCTTGGAGCAGACGGGGGCCACGGCGGGGGTCCTGCAGAGCGACACCATGGACCATTACCGGACCTTCCACATGCTCGAGCGCCTGCTGCACACGCCGCCCAAGCTGCTGCACCAGCTCGTCTTCCAGATCCCGCCTTCCCGGCAGGCGCTGCTCATCGAGAG GTACTATGCCTTTGATGAGGCCTTTGTCCGGGAGGTGCTGGGAAAGAAGCTGTCCAAGGGCACCAAGAAGGACCTGGATGACATCAGTGCCAAGACGGGAGTGACCCTCAAGAGCTGCAGGAGGCAG TTTGACAACTTCAAGAGGGTCTTCAAGGTGGTGGAGGAGATGCGGGGCTCCCTGGCTGGGAACATTCAGCAGCATTTCCTCCTTTCAGACCGGCTAGCCAG GGACTATGCTGCCGTCGTCTTCTTTGCCAATAACCGCTTTGAGACGGGGAAGAAGAAGCTGCAGTACCTGACTTTTGGGGACTTGGCCTTCTGCGCAGAACTGATGATCCAGAACTGGACGCCAGGCGCTGTAG ACTCCCAGCTGGACGACATGGACGTGGATCTGGATAAGGAGTTTCTccaggacctgaaggagctcaaAGTGCTGGTGGCAGACAAGGACCTGCTCGATCTGCACAAGAG cTTGGTGTGTACGGCACTCCGAGGGAAACTTAGCGTTTTTGCGGAGATGGAAGCCAACTTCAAG AACCTGTCCCGAGGGCTGGTCAACATCGCCTCCAAGCTGACCCACACCAAGGATGTGCGTGACCTGTTTGTGGATCTTGTTGAGAAG TTTATAGAACCGTGCCGCTCCGACCGGTGGCCGCTGAATGATGTCCGACTCTTCCTGAACCAGTATTCTGCTTCAGTTCACTCCCTGGACGGCTTTCG ACACCAGACCCTCTGGGATCGGTACATGGTCACCCTTCGCAGCTGCCTCCTGCGCATGTACCACGACTAA
- the LOC123250917 gene encoding acidic fibroblast growth factor intracellular-binding protein isoform X1 has protein sequence MTNELDIFVGNTTLIDEDVYRLWLDGYSVSDAVGLRVRSGILEQTGATAGVLQSDTMDHYRTFHMLERLLHTPPKLLHQLVFQIPPSRQALLIERYYAFDEAFVREVLGKKLSKGTKKDLDDISAKTGVTLKSCRRQFDNFKRVFKVVEEMRGSLAGNIQQHFLLSDRLARDYAAVVFFANNRFETGKKKLQYLTFGDLAFCAELMIQNWTPGAVADSQLDDMDVDLDKEFLQDLKELKVLVADKDLLDLHKSLVCTALRGKLSVFAEMEANFKNLSRGLVNIASKLTHTKDVRDLFVDLVEKFIEPCRSDRWPLNDVRLFLNQYSASVHSLDGFRHQTLWDRYMVTLRSCLLRMYHD, from the exons ATGACCAACGAACTGGACATCTTCGTGGGGAACACGACCCTCATCGACGAGGACGTGTACCGGCTGTGGCTGGACGGATACTCGG TGAGCGATGCGGTGGGGCTGCGGGTACGCTCGGGCATCTTGGAGCAGACGGGGGCCACGGCGGGGGTCCTGCAGAGCGACACCATGGACCATTACCGGACCTTCCACATGCTCGAGCGCCTGCTGCACACGCCGCCCAAGCTGCTGCACCAGCTCGTCTTCCAGATCCCGCCTTCCCGGCAGGCGCTGCTCATCGAGAG GTACTATGCCTTTGATGAGGCCTTTGTCCGGGAGGTGCTGGGAAAGAAGCTGTCCAAGGGCACCAAGAAGGACCTGGATGACATCAGTGCCAAGACGGGAGTGACCCTCAAGAGCTGCAGGAGGCAG TTTGACAACTTCAAGAGGGTCTTCAAGGTGGTGGAGGAGATGCGGGGCTCCCTGGCTGGGAACATTCAGCAGCATTTCCTCCTTTCAGACCGGCTAGCCAG GGACTATGCTGCCGTCGTCTTCTTTGCCAATAACCGCTTTGAGACGGGGAAGAAGAAGCTGCAGTACCTGACTTTTGGGGACTTGGCCTTCTGCGCAGAACTGATGATCCAGAACTGGACGCCAGGCGCTGTAG CAGACTCCCAGCTGGACGACATGGACGTGGATCTGGATAAGGAGTTTCTccaggacctgaaggagctcaaAGTGCTGGTGGCAGACAAGGACCTGCTCGATCTGCACAAGAG cTTGGTGTGTACGGCACTCCGAGGGAAACTTAGCGTTTTTGCGGAGATGGAAGCCAACTTCAAG AACCTGTCCCGAGGGCTGGTCAACATCGCCTCCAAGCTGACCCACACCAAGGATGTGCGTGACCTGTTTGTGGATCTTGTTGAGAAG TTTATAGAACCGTGCCGCTCCGACCGGTGGCCGCTGAATGATGTCCGACTCTTCCTGAACCAGTATTCTGCTTCAGTTCACTCCCTGGACGGCTTTCG ACACCAGACCCTCTGGGATCGGTACATGGTCACCCTTCGCAGCTGCCTCCTGCGCATGTACCACGACTAA
- the FOSL1 gene encoding fos-related antigen 1 isoform X3, whose protein sequence is MFRDFGEAGPSSEGGPYGAPQQPPTTTSQQISPEEEERRRVRRERNKLAAAKCRNRRKELTDFLQAETDKLEEEKSELQKEIEDLQKQKERLELVLEAHRPVCKVPNESEEEAEPPERPSGSAPAPLRRRPQISLSPGPVLEPEALHTPTLMTTPSLTPFTPSLVFTYPGTPEPCASAHRRSSSSSGDPSSDPLGSPTLLAL, encoded by the exons ATGTTCCGAGATTTCGGGGAAGCGGGGCCCAGTTCCGAGGGCGGCCCGTACGGTGCCCCTCAGCAGCCACCCACCACTACCAGCCAGCAG ATAAGTCccgaggaggaggagaggaggagggtcAGGCGGGAGAGAAACAAGCTGGCAGCGGCCAAATGCCGCAACAGGAGGAAGGAGCTGACTGACTTCCTTCAGGCA GAGACGGATAAACTAGAAGAAGAGAAATCAGAGCTTCAGAAGGAGATTGAGGACCTGCAGAAGCAGAAAGAGAGGCTGGAGCTGGTGCTGGAGGCTCACAGGCCCGTGTGCAAGGTCCCCAACGAGTCAGAGGAAGAGGCTGAGCCTCCGGAAAGACCCTCGGGCAGCGCCCCAGCTCCTCTCCGGCGCCGGCCCCAGATCTCCCTCTCCCCTGGTCCCGTTTTGGAGCCTGAAGCCCTGCACACTCCCACTCTCATGACCACCCCCTCCCTGACCCCTTTTACTCCCAGCCTGGTCTTCACCTACCCAGGGACCCCGGAGCCCTGTGCCTCTGCCCATCGtcgaagcagcagcagcagtggggACCCCAGCTCTGACCCCCTGGGTTCTCCCACGCTTCTGGCCCTCTGA
- the FOSL1 gene encoding fos-related antigen 1 isoform X1 — protein MFRDFGEAGPSSEGGPYGAPQQPPTTTSQQKFHFIPTLNAVSSSQEFQWMTQPRYLGPSSNYSRPLPYQPYGLQGRPGVIRAVGPPAGVRRRHSEQISPEEEERRRVRRERNKLAAAKCRNRRKELTDFLQAETDKLEEEKSELQKEIEDLQKQKERLELVLEAHRPVCKVPNESEEEAEPPERPSGSAPAPLRRRPQISLSPGPVLEPEALHTPTLMTTPSLTPFTPSLVFTYPGTPEPCASAHRRSSSSSGDPSSDPLGSPTLLAL, from the exons ATGTTCCGAGATTTCGGGGAAGCGGGGCCCAGTTCCGAGGGCGGCCCGTACGGTGCCCCTCAGCAGCCACCCACCACTACCAGCCAGCAG AAGTTCCATTTCATCCCCACCCTCAACGCGGTCAGCAGCAGCCAGGAGTTTCAATGGATGACGCAGCCCCGGTACTTGGGGCCCAGTAGCAACTACTCCCGGCCTCTCCCCTACCAGCCCTACGGGCTCCAGGGGCGTCCTGGGGTCATTCGGGCCGTGGGGCCCCCCGCTGGAGTTCGGAGGAGGCACAGCGAGCAG ATAAGTCccgaggaggaggagaggaggagggtcAGGCGGGAGAGAAACAAGCTGGCAGCGGCCAAATGCCGCAACAGGAGGAAGGAGCTGACTGACTTCCTTCAGGCA GAGACGGATAAACTAGAAGAAGAGAAATCAGAGCTTCAGAAGGAGATTGAGGACCTGCAGAAGCAGAAAGAGAGGCTGGAGCTGGTGCTGGAGGCTCACAGGCCCGTGTGCAAGGTCCCCAACGAGTCAGAGGAAGAGGCTGAGCCTCCGGAAAGACCCTCGGGCAGCGCCCCAGCTCCTCTCCGGCGCCGGCCCCAGATCTCCCTCTCCCCTGGTCCCGTTTTGGAGCCTGAAGCCCTGCACACTCCCACTCTCATGACCACCCCCTCCCTGACCCCTTTTACTCCCAGCCTGGTCTTCACCTACCCAGGGACCCCGGAGCCCTGTGCCTCTGCCCATCGtcgaagcagcagcagcagtggggACCCCAGCTCTGACCCCCTGGGTTCTCCCACGCTTCTGGCCCTCTGA
- the FOSL1 gene encoding fos-related antigen 1 isoform X4 has protein sequence MFRDFGEAGPSSEGGPYGAPQQPPTTTSQQETDKLEEEKSELQKEIEDLQKQKERLELVLEAHRPVCKVPNESEEEAEPPERPSGSAPAPLRRRPQISLSPGPVLEPEALHTPTLMTTPSLTPFTPSLVFTYPGTPEPCASAHRRSSSSSGDPSSDPLGSPTLLAL, from the exons ATGTTCCGAGATTTCGGGGAAGCGGGGCCCAGTTCCGAGGGCGGCCCGTACGGTGCCCCTCAGCAGCCACCCACCACTACCAGCCAGCAG GAGACGGATAAACTAGAAGAAGAGAAATCAGAGCTTCAGAAGGAGATTGAGGACCTGCAGAAGCAGAAAGAGAGGCTGGAGCTGGTGCTGGAGGCTCACAGGCCCGTGTGCAAGGTCCCCAACGAGTCAGAGGAAGAGGCTGAGCCTCCGGAAAGACCCTCGGGCAGCGCCCCAGCTCCTCTCCGGCGCCGGCCCCAGATCTCCCTCTCCCCTGGTCCCGTTTTGGAGCCTGAAGCCCTGCACACTCCCACTCTCATGACCACCCCCTCCCTGACCCCTTTTACTCCCAGCCTGGTCTTCACCTACCCAGGGACCCCGGAGCCCTGTGCCTCTGCCCATCGtcgaagcagcagcagcagtggggACCCCAGCTCTGACCCCCTGGGTTCTCCCACGCTTCTGGCCCTCTGA
- the FOSL1 gene encoding fos-related antigen 1 isoform X2, whose protein sequence is MFRDFGEAGPSSEGGPYGAPQQPPTTTSQQKFHFIPTLNAVSSSQEFQWMTQPRYLGPSSNYSRPLPYQPYGLQGRPGVIRAVGPPAGVRRRHSEQETDKLEEEKSELQKEIEDLQKQKERLELVLEAHRPVCKVPNESEEEAEPPERPSGSAPAPLRRRPQISLSPGPVLEPEALHTPTLMTTPSLTPFTPSLVFTYPGTPEPCASAHRRSSSSSGDPSSDPLGSPTLLAL, encoded by the exons ATGTTCCGAGATTTCGGGGAAGCGGGGCCCAGTTCCGAGGGCGGCCCGTACGGTGCCCCTCAGCAGCCACCCACCACTACCAGCCAGCAG AAGTTCCATTTCATCCCCACCCTCAACGCGGTCAGCAGCAGCCAGGAGTTTCAATGGATGACGCAGCCCCGGTACTTGGGGCCCAGTAGCAACTACTCCCGGCCTCTCCCCTACCAGCCCTACGGGCTCCAGGGGCGTCCTGGGGTCATTCGGGCCGTGGGGCCCCCCGCTGGAGTTCGGAGGAGGCACAGCGAGCAG GAGACGGATAAACTAGAAGAAGAGAAATCAGAGCTTCAGAAGGAGATTGAGGACCTGCAGAAGCAGAAAGAGAGGCTGGAGCTGGTGCTGGAGGCTCACAGGCCCGTGTGCAAGGTCCCCAACGAGTCAGAGGAAGAGGCTGAGCCTCCGGAAAGACCCTCGGGCAGCGCCCCAGCTCCTCTCCGGCGCCGGCCCCAGATCTCCCTCTCCCCTGGTCCCGTTTTGGAGCCTGAAGCCCTGCACACTCCCACTCTCATGACCACCCCCTCCCTGACCCCTTTTACTCCCAGCCTGGTCTTCACCTACCCAGGGACCCCGGAGCCCTGTGCCTCTGCCCATCGtcgaagcagcagcagcagtggggACCCCAGCTCTGACCCCCTGGGTTCTCCCACGCTTCTGGCCCTCTGA